From the genome of Chroicocephalus ridibundus chromosome 1, bChrRid1.1, whole genome shotgun sequence, one region includes:
- the LOC134511236 gene encoding neuronal acetylcholine receptor subunit alpha-10-like: MTLKRNQVLTSYLWVRQAWLDAHLAWDKDAYGGIDSIRIPSSYVWRPAIIILYNDANDGFGGSVETNVVLRSDGHITWDSPAITKSSCKVDVSYLPFDGQRCRLTFGSWSYNGNQIDLHNRLDTGDLTDFVENVEWEALGMLAKIAEITLLLNGKTQITIGNNYGGRYCPKALPNLRTCSDKP, translated from the exons aggaaccaggtcctcacctcctacctgtgggtccgtcaggcctggctggacgcccacctcgcctgggacaaggacgcttacggcggcatcgacagcatccgcatccccagcagctacgtctggcggccggccatcatcatcctctacaacga cgccaacgacggctttggcggctcggtggagaccaacgtggtgctgcgctccgacgggcacatcacgtgggactcgcccgccatcaccaagagctcctgcaaggtggatgtctcctacttgcccttcgacgggcagcggtgccgcctcaccttcggctcctggagctacaacgggaaccagatcgacctccacAACCGGCTGGACACCGGGGACCTGACGGACTTCGTGGAGAACGTGGAGTGGGAGGCGCTGGGCATGCTggct AAGATTGCcgagattactttgcttttgaatgggaagacCCAGATAACCATCGGAAACAATTACGGCGGACGGTATTGCCCCAAGGCTTTACCGAATCTCCGAACTTGTTCGGACAAGCCTTAG